One Ranitomeya imitator isolate aRanImi1 chromosome 1, aRanImi1.pri, whole genome shotgun sequence DNA window includes the following coding sequences:
- the LOC138657906 gene encoding uncharacterized protein codes for MQERRSKRKRRMWTREWLQKRSDLSHMQLVRELQEKNPHDFRNYLRMSEETFQHLLERITPLIQRKDTVMRAAIPADERLAVTLRFLATGRSLQDLHFSSAISRTLLSVLIPETCDAIFHSLRSYMQFPNTEEEWKKIASDFEQLWQFPNCGGALDGKHVRITQPPNSGSYFFNYKGYFSIILMALVNANYEFINVDVGMNGRVSDGGVLEHTLFGERLNNCELHLPPNSETRGNLNFVFVGDEAFPLHPNLIKPFPQKSLTEERRIFNYRLSRARRVVENAFGIMANRFRVFHTPINMKFESIDSVVLACCVLHNFLRRRDALAYSPPGFMDSVGLVNGEVQLGEWRANDPAIVGLQPLLPGRNTHDAKTCRDNYCQYFNGPGAVTWQHQNL; via the coding sequence ATGCAAGAGAGGCGTTCTAAACGAAAGCGTCGCATGTGGACCAGAGAATGGCTGCAGAAGAGGTCTGATTTGTCCCACATGCAACTTGTAAGAGAGCTTCAGGAGAAGAATCCTCATGATTTCCGCAACTATCTGCGGATGTCTGAGGAAACCTTCCAACATTTACTGGAAAGAATTACTCCACTGATTCAACGGAAGGATACAGTGATGCGTGCTGCCATCCCGGCCGATGAAAGATTGGCAGTCACGCTGCGATTCCTGGCCACCGGGCGCTCGCTGCAAGACTTGCATTTTTCTTCAGCCATTTCAAGGACCCTGCTCAGCGTTCTAATTCCAGAGACATGTGATGCGATTTTCCACAGTCTACGTAGCTACATGCAGTTTCCCAACACGGAGGAGGAATGGAAAAAGATTGCCTCCGATTTTGAGCAGCTTTGGCAGTTCCCAaactgtggtggggctttggacgggaaacatgtccggatcactcaaccaccgaacagcggatcctacttctttaattataagggctatttcagcatcatcctgatggcccttgttaacgcgaattatgaatttataaatgtagatgttggcatgaatggaagggtttccgatggtggcgttttagagcacacactctttggagagcgtttgaacaactgtgaacttcacttgcctcccaactctgagactagaggcaaccttaattttgtttttgtcggtgatgaggccttcccgctTCATCCCAATCTTATCAAACCGTTCCCCCAAAAAAGTCTAACAGAGGAAAGAAGAATTTTCAATTACCGTTTGTCAAGGGCACGTCGGGTTGTAGAAAATGCCTTCGGTATCATGGCCAATCGCTTCAGAGTTTTCCACACGCCTATTAACATGAAGTTTGAATCGATAGACTCTGTTGTTTTGGCTTGTTGTGTGCTTCACAACTTCCTTCGCCGTCGAGATGCTTTGGCGTACAGTCCACCTGGCTTCATGGACTCTGTGGGCCTAGTAAATGGGGAAGTGCAGCTCGGTGAATGGCGCGCAAATGATCCCGCAATTGTAGGCCTTCAACCATTGTTACCTGGCAGAAACACCCACGATGCGAAGACCTGCCGAGACAACTACTGCCAATATTTTAACGGTCCTGGTGCTGTTACTTGGCAGCATCAGAACTTATAG